The following nucleotide sequence is from Kiritimatiella glycovorans.
GGTGCGCGCGGCGGCCGAGCAGCTCGTGCGCGCCAACGGACCGGAGGTGCTTCGCGAAACCGCGAAATGCCACTTCCGCACCACGGACCGCGTGCTGGAGGCGTGCGGGGAGGAGATGCGGAGCTTGAGTTCTGAAAACGGAAAATCTGAAAGCGGAAATCCATGAAACTTGTACGATACGGAAATGCGGGCGAAGAGCGGCCGGGGGTGCTGCTGGAGGACGAAGTCATTCTCGATGTAAGGGCCGCGGTGTTCGACATCGAGGATTACGATGCCCATTTTTTCTCACACTACGGAATCGCCCGGCTTGAATCGCTCGTACGCGAGAAACCCGGGCGCACGGTGCGTCGGGACGAGGTCCGCCTCGGGCCGCCCGTGGCCCGGCCGGGTAAGATCATCGCCGTCGGCGAGAATTACGCAGACCACGCCGCGGAATTCGGCAGGCCGCCGCCCCCCGAGCCCATCCTCTTTTCCAAACCGGCCTCGGCCCTCGCCGGCCCGGAAGACCTCCTGAAACTTCCCGGCAAACCCGCCGAGATCGATGCGGAAGTCGAACTGGCAATGGTGATCGGTGCGCGGGCAAAAAATGTCCCGGCGGCGGAGGCGCATAACTGCATCGCCGGATGGACGATCCTGAACGATCTCACCGACCGCCGGGCCCAGCGGACCTGTTCCCAGTGGTTCGCCGCGAAGGGACACGACGGCTTCGCGCCCCTCGGCCCCTTCCTGCTCACCCGGGACGAGCTTCCGTGTACACCCGAACTCGATCTGGCATCAGAGCTGAACGGTGCACGGATGCAGAGCGGGAACACGCGAACGATGATCTTCCCGCCCGATCGACTGATCGAGTACATCACCCTGGACCGCGGAATCACGCTCGAACCCGGCGACGTGATCGCCACCGGCACGCCGCCGGGCATCGGCGCGGCGCAGGACCCGCCCAGACCCCTGGCGGAGGGCGATGAAATGGTGTTGCGGATCGAAGGGCTGGGAGAACAGCGGCTGAAAACCGCTGCCGCTACTCCTCAAAGCCCACGTACCTGAAATTCCCGCCAGGCCGGTCCGGGACGATATACGGGGATTCCGGGGTGAGATCGATTTCCTCCTCCGCCGTCTCGTTGGTCTGCACCATCCGGGAGAGAAGCTGTTCGCCGCCCGCGTTTTCCATCACGCGGTCGGCTTCGATCACCATGCCGTCGAGGTGACGGCCGGTTCCCCCGCCCGAACCGAGAAGGTTCAGGGCAAGGAAGAGGATGAAAAGGAGTGCAAGACCGTAGCGCGGCTCCGCGAAAAACCACATCCAGCGCCGCTCGCGCTCCCGGCCCTTTTCGGTCTCCGCACGCACGACGGACATGATCCGCGCGGCCGCACGGTCCTCCAGACCCCTACGCGGAGTTTCATAGGCCTTCAGCGAACACCAGGCCCTGGTCCGGGACTGAAGATGCCAGAGGTCGCGGCAACCGCCGCAGGTTTCGAGGTGCTGTTTCAGCTCGGGACCCGGATCGCCGTCGAGTTCCCGCCGCATTAATTTCCGTGCTCGAATGCAGTTCATGGTGCGAACTCAGCCAGTTTGCCCTGTAAGATCTGACGCGCGTAAAAGAGACGGGATCGCACCGTCCCCACCGAACATCCTACAATTTTTGCGATCTCGTTGTGCGGCAGTCCCTGGATGTCATGGAGCACCACCACCGTTCTGTGCTTGTCAGACAGGGACTGCAGGGCGCTGTTCAATTTTTTCTGGAACTCGGAGATGTTGGCGTTCCGGAAAGGGGACTCGTCGGCGTGCAGCCTGGTGTACGCGGGGTCCGTCTTCACCTCGCCGACCATCTCGTCGAGGCTGAGCGCCTGTTTGCGATTCCGCTTTTTGCGGTAGTTGATCGTCATATTGAGCGCGATGCGGTAGAGCCATGTGTAGAAGGAGGAACGCCCCTGAAATCTCGAGAGCGAGCGGTAGGCCTTGAGAAAAATCTCCTGGGTAAGGTCTTCGGCATCCTCGCGGTTGCTGGTCATGTTGTAGACCAGTCCGTAAATCCGGGCATGATGGCGCCGGACCAGATCCTCATACGCCCCGGCATCCCCCTGCTGGACGCGTCGCACCAGCTCGGCGTCCGGGGGGCCTTCCGCAGGCGGCGTCCGGTTGTCGTCCCCTTTACTCACAGCAGTCCCACCATAAACTCATCCGGGCCGGCTGCACAGGCGAAACCCGGGGCCGTCGCACAACTCCCCGGGCGCACCAAAAAAGACACCCGGCGGACCGGGTGTCTCGTTGGCTTGCGAGCGCGCGGTCCGGTTACTCTTCGATCGCGGCCTGCGCCGCCGCCAGCCGCGCGATCGGCACGCGGTAAGGCGAGCAGCTCACGTAGTCCAGTCCGCTCTCGTAGCAGAACCTGACGCTATCGGGATCGCCCCCGTGCTCACCGCAGATTCCGCATTTGAGATCCCCGCGAACCGAGCGGCCGCGTTCGACGCCCATTTTCACCAGCTGCCCGACGCCCTCCTGGTCCAGGTGCTGGAACGGATCGACGTCCAGAATCTTCCGGTTGGTGTACTCCGGAAGGAACGTGCCGACGTCGTCGCGGCTGAACCCGAAGGTCATCTGCGTCAGGTCGTTCGTACCGAAACTGAAGAACTCGGCCCGGTCGGCGATCTGATCGGCGGTGAGCGCCGCGCGCGGCACCTCGATCATCGTCCCGACCATGTACTTCACCTTCGCCCCGGTCCTCTCGATGATCTCGTCCGCGGTCGTACGGATCACGTTCTCGAGGTAGTCCAGTTCCGTCTTGCTGCCGACCAGCGGAACCATGATCTCGGGATGGACCTTCACGGCGTTCTTGAGCTTCGAGACCTTGCAGGCGGCTCCGATGATCGCCTTCGTCTGCATGACGCAGAGTTCGGGATAGGTGATCGACAGCCGGCAACCGCGGTGGCCCAGCATCGGGTTGAATTCGTGGAGCTGCCGGACGCGGTCCGCGACCTTGCGGGCGCTCACGCCCAGGCGGCGCGCCATCTCCTGCTGCTCTTTCTTTTCATGCGGCACGAACTCGTGCAGCGGCGGATCGAGCAGCCGCACCGTCACCGGCAGGCCATCCATCTCCTTGAAGATGCCCTCGAAATCCTTCTGCTGATGTTTCAGCAGATCCTTGAGCGCCTTCTCACGCCCCTCCCTGTCCTCGGCCAGGATGAATTCGCGGATCGACCAGATCCGGTCGCCCTCGAAGAACATGTGTTCGGTACGGCAGAGGCCGATGCCCTCGGCGCCGAAGCCCTTCGCGGCCGCGGCGTCCTTCGGCGCATCGGCGTTGGTGCGGACTTTCATTTTGCGGTGCGTGTCCGACCACCCCGAAAGCATCTCGTACATGCGGTAATAAGGGTGCTTCTTCGCGGCCGCCTTTCCGCCGATCACCGCCTCGACCACCGGGCTCGACTGTAGCGGGATCTCACCCTCATACACCTTGCCGGTCGATCCGTTGAGGCTGATGCTGTCGCCCTCCTTGTAGACCTTTTTGCCGACTGTGACCTGCTTCTTCTTGTAATCAATGTTCAGCGCAGAGGCGCCGCAGATGCAGCATTTGCCCCAGCCGCGAGCCACCACGGCCGCGTGCGAGGTCATGCCGCCGGTCGACGTGAGCACGCCGCGCGCAGCCCACATGCCGCCGACGTCCTCGGGACTCGTATCGCGGCGCACGAGAATGACGCGGGCGTTTTTGTCCTTCTCGACCGCCGCCTCGGCGTCGTCGGCGTCGAACACGATCGTGCCGCTCGCCGCGCCCGGCCCGGCCGGGAGCCCTTCGGCGATGACGTTCGCCTTCTTCTCTTCCTTCATGTCGAAGACCGGGAAGAGGAGCTGTTCGAGATCGGAGCCGCCGACGTTCATCAGCGCGTCCTTCTGACTGAGAATTTTGGTCTGCTTCTTTCCGGTGAAGACGTCCTTGCCGGTCGCCATCTCGACCGCCCAGCGCACGCCGGCGATCCCGGTGCGCTTGGCGTTGCGGGTCTGCAGCAGCCACAGCTTCCCGCGCTCGACCGTGAACTCGATGTCCTGCGGGTGCTTGTAGTGCTTCTCGAGCCTTTTCATGATCTGGATCAGCTCTTTGTGCGTCTTGCGCCACGCCGGCGACTTGTCCTTCGCCATGTCGTTCATGTGCTTCGGCGTGCGGATGCCGGCCACGACGTCCTCGCCCTGCGCGTTCTTCAGGTAATCGCCGTAGGCCACCGATTCGCCGGTGGACGGGTCGCGCGTGAAGGCCACGCCGGTTCCGCAGTCGTCGCCCATGTTTCCGAACACCATGGTACAGACGTTGACCGCCGTGCCGAGCAGGCCGCTGATCTTATTGATCTGGCGATACTTGACCGCGCGATCGGAGTCCCACGACCCGAACACGGCGCGGATGGAGAGGTCGAGCTGCTGTTCCGGATCCTGCGGGAAGGGCTTTTTGACCTTGTCCTGGTAGACTTTCTTATAAATACCGACGAGTTCCTTGAGCTGCTCGGCGGTAAGGTCGGTGTCCTCCTTCGCGCCGTACTTCTTTTTCAGCTTCTCGATCTCGTGCTCGAAGTGCTCGTGCTTGAGCCCGGTGTAGGGGCCCATGACCACGTCGCCGAACATGTCGATGAACCGCCGGTAGCAGTCCCAGCCGGCGCGCTCACTGCCGGTCTGCTTGATGAACCCCTGCACCGACTTGTCGTTGAGACCGAGATTGAGCACCGTGTCCATCATGCCGGGCATCGAAATCGCGGCGCCGGAGCGCACAGAAACGAGCAGCGGATTGTCGGGATCGCCGAGCTTCTTGCCCATGCCCTTCTCGAGCTGGTCGAGGTGAGCCCGGATCTCCTTCTCAAGGCCCTGGGGATACTTGCCGCCGTGCTCCGAGTAATACTTGCAGGCCTCGGTGCTGAGGGTGAACCCGGGCGGGACCGGCAGCCCCGCGTTCGACATCTCGGCGAGGTTCGCGCCCTTGCCGCCGAGAATCGCTTTCATGCTGCGATCGCCCTCGGTCTGCTCTTCACTGAGTCCGTAGAAATAGACGTACTTTTTCGCCATGTCCGATTCTCCTCCGCTTACGTTTCGTTGCACCGGGGTCCCGGCCGCACCAGACCCCGGCTTTCCGGTTCGCGCAAAATGAGTTCCGCCGCGCCGACCGCTTAAGTCGGCCATATTTATGAACTCGCGCGTTCATGTCAAGATGAGGGCGGGATTATGGGATTATGGGATTATGGGATGGAGCCTGAGTGAGAACCCTGAAACCTGAAGGATGAACAAGAGCGTCGTTCAGTTCCTGAGGCTGTGAATCGGCGCGGGGATGCGCCCGCCGAAGGCGGCCATGCGGCCGGAACGGCGGGGTTCACGGATGGTCATGATCGCGCTGGCGCCGAAGAGTCCGCCGAAGGATACCCGCTCGCCCGCCTCCCTGCCGGGCACGGGAATGATCCGCACACCGGTGGTCTTGTGGTTGACCACCCCGATCGCCAGCTCATCGGCGGTCAGGGCGGCGATCGTGGCCGCGTCGGTGTCGCCCGGCACGGGCACCATGTCCAGCCCCACCGAGCATACGCTGGTCATCGCCTCCAGTTTCTCGAGCGAGAGGTGACCCGCCTCCGCGGCGGCGGCCAGCTCGGCGTCCTCCATCACCGGCACGAATGCGCCGCTCAGCCCCCCGACGGCATGGCTGGCAAAGGCCCCGCCCTTCTTCACCGCGTCGGTCAGCATCGCCAGCAGCGCCGTCGTGCCCGGCGCGCCGATCGCGTCCACGCCCAGGATGCGCAGGATATCGCCCACGCTGTCGCCCACCGCCGGGGTCGGCGCGAGCGAGAGGTCGACCACCCCGAACGGCACGTCCAGGGCGGCGGCGACCTCGCGGCCGATCAGCTCACCGCAGCGGGTCACCCGGAACGCGGCCTGCTTGATCTCCTCGGCCAGGTCGTCCAGCCGAGGCCGCGCGCCGCCGGTCTCCCCGAGCCTCCGCTCCAGCGCGCGGGCCACGACCCCCGGGCCGCTGACCCCCACGTGCAGCACCTTTTCGGGCTGGCCCGCGCCGTGAATGGCCCCGGCCATGAACGGGTTGTCGCCGGGCTGGTTGGCAAAGACCACGCACTTGGCCGCCCCGAACCCGTCCCGTTCGGCCGTGGCGGCGGCGACGCCCAGGATGCGCTCCGCGAGCAGGTTGAGCGCGTCCATGTTGATCCCGTGCCGGCTGTCGGCGGCGTTGAAGGAGGCACACACCCGCCCGGTCCCGGCCATCGCGCGCGGAAGGGCGTCGATCAGCGTCCGGGCTGCGGGACTGACGCCCGAACAGACGTCGGCGGAAAACCCGCCGAGAATGTCCACGCCCACACCCTCAGCCGCGCGGTCGAGCGCCGCCGCGAGCCGTACGAACCCGGCGACGTCCATGCCGGCCCCGATCTCCGCCGCCGGGGTCACGGCGATGCGCTTGTTCACCACGGGCACGGCGTAGCGCGACCCGATCTCGTCGCAGTTCCGGACCAGATCCTTCGCCGACGCGCGGATCTTCGCCTCGACGGCGGCGCAGGTCGACTCGGCATCGCCGGTCCGGCAGTCACGCAGGTCGATCCCCATCGTCACCGTCCGGACGTCGAGGTTCTCTTTCTGGATCATCTCGACCGTGTCGAGAATCTGGTCGGAACGGATCATCGCCAGTACTCCCGGATTTCGTGCGTGGCCTTGAAGATGTCGCGGTGCTGCAGCACTACGGAGAGCCCGGCCTCTTCGCCGAGGGCCTCAAGCCGGGTGCGCAGCGCGGCGGGATCGTCTACCGGGGACAGGTCGAGCAGCAGGATCATGGTGTAGTTTTCGCCGGCCAGCGTGGTGGCGAGATCGAGGATGTTGATCCCGTGTTCGCGACAGAAGGACGAGACGCACGCCACCAGCCCGCTGCGGTTCGGTCCGACCGCGGTGAGCACATACTCGCCGCCCGAGTCGCGGGCCGCCGCGTCCGCCGGGAGCTCCTCCTCCAGCACGCGGATACCCACGTCAAACGCCTCCCCCGTCTCCGCGCCGCGGGCCTCGAGACGTTCGCGCACCTGCGCCGCTTCGACGCCCGCGGGGAAACGCGCGGCGAGGATCATCGTGAAATACCCGCAGAGCACGGTCTGGCTCAGGTCGGCCAGATCGCCGCCCAGATCGCGGATCACCCCCGTCACGTCGGCCACGATCCCCACGCGGTCGCGAGAGAGGATCGAAATCACGAAATGCCGCCGGTCATCCATTTCCCTCCGCCACCTTGCTGCGGTAGGCCTCGACCTCCCAGTTCTCGATAAACTCGCGCGCGCGGTCGTCCATGTAGCGGATCCCGCCGAAGGCCTGGGCGTACTGCACGATCAGCGCGCCGTCGCGCGCCAGTTCCAGCGCGCGGCCGGCGACCTTCTGCGACGGTCCCGCGCCGAACACGGCGGGCTCTTCGCTGATCACGCGCGGCGCGTACCCGTACTCTTTGCGAAACGTCTCCGCCGCCTCCGGCGTGCAGCGCCCGATCAGCGGGAAGGACTTCGCGTACACGATATGGTCGGGCGAGATCGGCCCGCCCGGCGCGGCGAATACGCCGCCGCGCGCCAGCCCGGCCGCATCGTCGCCCAGCGCTTCGCGGATGCGATCCGCGGCCTTGTCGCACGCCTGTTCATCCGCTTCGCGCTCGTCCAGTTCGGGGGCGATTTCCGCCGACTCGATTTCGCCGCGGAGGGCCTGCATGACCTTCCCGTACTGTTCGCGGATCTCTTCCGCGCTGTCGCCGGCGATGAACACGCCGTGGTTCTGCAGAAAGATGAGGCGGGTTTCAGCGCCCTGTTCCCGTTTCCACTCGCCGATGCGTTCACGGAGTACCGTACAGAGCGTATACCCCGGATCGATGTACTCGCACCACATCGCGTCGGGGAAAAGCTTCCGGCAGGCCTGTTCGCCCTGCTGCGCGCAGGTCATGCCGTTGACCATCGGCGGGTGGGTGTGGACCACGAACACGGCGTCGAACTCATTGTGCAGGGGGGCTTCGACCGAAGGCCGGCCCTCGTACCCGGGAAGCACCGTCTCCGCCATCAGGTCCTTGACCCACGTCTCGCGCGCAGAGGCGTCCTCCGGCGGCTCGGCCTCGTGGAGACGATCCACCTTCTTCCGGTCCAGCGCGACGAACGTCCCGGGGCTCATGCCGTCCAGGGTCGTCCCGGAAGGCTTGACCCAGAGGGTCGTATCGTTCTTGCAGGAGGTGTTCCCCCCCCCGCCCTTCACATATTCCTCCCCGCCGAACTCCGTCGAAAGTTCGGTGATGGTTTCCAGGTTCCGTCGTTCTTCCTCGTTCATATCCGTAATCTCCTTCGTTCCGGTGCGTCCTGCGACGCCTCCCTGCCGGTCATGGTTCCCCCGCCGCCGCGCGCATCCCGCACAGCGTTACGGTCTCCTCGTACAAGGCCTTGCCGACGATCGCGCCGACCAGGTTTGCGCAGCCCAGCGCGGCCAGCGCACGGACGTCGTCCGCGGTCGAGACCCCGCCGGAGGCGATAACCCCGCAGTCCACGGCACGGCACATCCGTTCCATGGCGTCCACGTTCACCCCCCGCATCATGCCGTCGCGGGAGATGTCGGTATAGACCAGCGTCCCGACCCCCGCCTCCGCGGCGCGGCGCGCGAGTTCCGGCGCATCGGCGTCACACGTCCCGACCCAGCCCCGGGTGCGGACTTTCCCGTCGCGGGCGTCCAGCCCCAGCGCGAGCCGGTCGCCGCCGAACCGCGCCGCGAGCGGCGCGAGGTCTTCGGGCCGTTCCGCCGCGCGCGTACCCAGCACGGCGCGGGCCGCGCCCGCCGCGAACACCCGCTCGAGATCCGTGTCCGTACGCAGCCCGCCGCCCGTCTGGACCGGGACCGGCGACGCCGCGCAGATGCGCGCCAGCGCTTCCGTGTTGCGCGGCGCGCCCTCGAACGCGCCGTCCAGATCAACCACGTGCAGCCACTGCGCACCCTCGCCGACCCACCGGCGCGCCATTTCCGCGGGATCGTCCGCGTAGACCGTCTCGTCCTCGGCGCGCCCCTGAAGCAGCCGCACGCACTTCCCGTTCCGTATGTCGATGGCGGGGTAGATCACCATAGCGCTTCACTCCTTTTCCGGCCCATGGCGGCCAGCGGCGTGACCTTCATTGCAGGTTTTCAAGTAATTGCGGAGCATCGCCAGCCCGGCCTGCTGCGATTTTTCGGGGTGGAACTGGACGGCGAAGACGTTCCGGTGTCTTACGGCACTGGCGTATTCGATGCCGTAGTGCGTCCATCCCGCCGCGAGAGCCGGATCTTCGGGGTCTACGTAGTAGGAGTGGACGAGGTAGAAGAACGCGTCGTCGCCGATGCCGGCGAACATCGGGTCGCCGGACTTCGCCTGGCGCACCCGGTTCCATCCGATCTGGGGAACCTTGAGCCGGGTGTGGCCCTCCCATTGACCGTGTTCAAACCGGAAACGGCGGACGGCGCCGGACAGCAGGCCCAGTCCCGGTTCGGCGGGAGATTCCTCACTGCCTTCGAACAGTACCTGCAGGCCGAGGCATATGCCGAGAAACGGGCGGCCCGCACCGATCCAGTCGCGGATCGGGTCGACAAAACCGTTCGCGCGCAGATGGCGCATGCAGTCGCCGAACGCGCCGACTCCCGGAAGGATTACACCGGCACAGTCCTCCATATCCCCGGGCTGCCGCACCAGCCGCGGTTCCGCGCCGAGATAGCGGCAGGCGTTCGACACGCTGCCGAGATTGCCCATGTTGTAATCGATAATGCCGATCATGCGCCGTCGCCGCCCCTCTCTGAAAATCCGGGATTCTCGCGCTTAATCCCCGGTGTGTCGAGCCGCCGCCTTGAAAAACTGGCGGGGGAAATGAAGGAACTCAGCGCAGAGAAGAGAGAGGATTACGTGTAAGAGGATATGCGATGGATCTTGATATTTTCACTCAGGTTTCAGGTTTCAGGTTTCTTACTCACACTCTTCCCGGCCCCTGGCGCGAACGCTTCACCTCACGGCTCGGGAATCTCCGGGCGAAACCAGTCGCCGCGACCGTCGTCAAGGCGCCCGCGGCGCACGCGAACGCGGCGTCCTCCGGGAAGATCGGCGCTGAAGGGCGGGGTCCGGCCGTAGAGCCATTCCGGGGCGCGCAGCTGCGCTTCGCGGAGCGTCAAATCTTCCTCTTCCGCGTCGTTCAGGGACAGACGAAGCCGAGGACCGGAGCCGAAGAGTTCGATGAACGCTCGTTCCAGCGCGTCGCGCAGCGACGGAATATCCAGTCCCGGCGCAAATTCGGCCAGGTTGGCCACGGGCGCACGGACCGAGGGTACGGCGGCGGTCTCGAGGGCGGGCAGCGCCGGGGTCAGCATCCGCTCCAGCCGTTCGAGATCGGCCTCCACCAGCAGCGTGCCGTGGTGCAGTGCGCGGCCGCGGCGAAAAGCGAAGGCATGCCCCGAACACTTGCGGCCCCGGACGTAGAGACGGGTTTTCTCGACCCGTTCCAGCCGGACACCGAATCCGGCCAGCGCACGTTCGGCCACCGCGTAGACCCGTTCGGGTTCGTAGCGGGTGCGGTCCGTGATCACGCCATAGTTCAGGTTGCCGGGGTCGTGATAAACCGTCCCGCCGCCGGAGACGCGCCGCGCCAGCGGCACGCCCGCCGCGGAGAGCGCCTCCGGATCGCACTCTCTCCAAGGATTCTGATTGCGCCCCAGCACCACGGCCTCGCATCCCGCCCACGTCAGCAGCAGCGGGCGGTCGAGGTCCGCGCGGTCGAGCAGATGCGCCTCCAGCGCGAGATTGCGCCATACGTCCGCCTGCGGAGAGTGGTACACCATCGACATAAATTGGGAGTATGCCCGCGACGACGCGAAAATGAAAAGGATGTATGGCCACGCGGCGCAAATTCCGGAAGGATGGACGGCTGTGAGCGCACTGAATTCCATCCTTGAAGCGTACGGCGATCTGGAGCGGCGCGTGCAGCAGCGCATCACCCGTCGGTGGGGCGGGGTCTGCGCGCATTGCGCGACCTCGTGCTGCCGCGTGGATATCTGCGAAGAAGCCCTGGAGAGCGTATTTCTGTGCCGCGTGCGCGAGCATTTCGACCAGCCCGGCGATTTCGATCCCCGCTTCGGATGGCTGGGTCCCGGCGGGTGCCGGCTCGAGGTGGGCCGCCCCCCGGTCTGCTACGCGTTCTTCTGCGACGAAATCCGTAACAGCCTCACCCCGGAGGCCCGGGAACAGCTCGACCGGCTCGGATCCATCATGGACCGCGTCGGCCGCGTCGGGCCGCGCGGGCTCCATCTCGTCGAACTCACCGACCCCGGCGATCTTGAAGAGATCAACCTCGATCGGTTTTTAAGCTATGCCGACCGGGCCCGACGCGCCCTGCACGGCGCCGGTCCATGACCGTTGCAATCCCGCCCCCGCTCGACGTGTGCACAGCTGCGCATCATATACACCCTTGCCCCTTTTCGCCCACCCGGCCTCCTGATCCGTGAGGCTTGCCGCCCACCAGAAATCCTGCCGATCCAAGGGAAAATGACACAATGTGCAGGGCCTTCACTTCGGGGAGCACGATTTCTTTGCCCGTGCTCTTTTCATTCCTCTTTGCGATCCCGGCGCCTTTGCGAGAGACATTTCTTCTGTTTTCGAACGCCGCGGATCTCGCGCGGCTGTAAGACGTCGCGGACATCCGGCTTGTTCGACTTCTACTCCAAGGTAAACGTCGGTTCTCCGCCCAAGTCGGCCAGGATCGACCGGGCCGTCTCCTCTTGCTTGGCTGTTCCGGAAATGGCCAGCCACACAGCGCCTTCTGCACCGCAAACGCCCCCAGCGGCAATCAATTCAGCGTTCGCGCGCGTGAGGATCGCAATGGCATCTATCTCCGTCACAACCTCGCCCGGTACGGGAAGCATCCGCGCACCACCTGTGCCCGGTGCATTCAGATGTGCGGCGATGCTGTTCAAGTCGGTCGAGACACGCTTCTCCAGCCCGACCGGAAGGATGAGGCGCACGCGCCTTCCTACAACAGCCTGCAGTGCCGCCACGATTGTGCCCCCCTTCGGATGCCCGATCAGGATGCCGGCCTGTTTGCGCGCGAGGTCAACGGCATTCGCCCCCTTCAAAATGACATCGCCTTCCTTCAGGTCATCAAGAACGTCAAATATCGTCTTGCCGGTTAACCACGCCCCTTTCTGGATGACGACATCACCGGGGAATGGGCTCTCGCCAGGCAACCGACCGGTATCCGTCGTCTTCTCGCATGGTGGCCGTGTGATTCCGCGGAAGAACCGTTGACGTGAGAATCCATTCGCATCCCCGCATGCCGACAGCAACTCTTCGGCCACGTATCCGTTTGTTGTTCCCGCGATGATGACTACGGTGCCAGACTCAAGTGCCGTATGCATCGCAGGGTGCCGCACAAGCGCTCTGGCAATCAACCGCTTCCCGGTAGCGGGCGTTACTACAGCTCGGATCATCTCCCTGCTCCTGTTCAGCGATGGCGGTGCTGATCGTCGCTTGTTGACGACCATTGCGATATTCACCTTCGTACGGCATTCCGAACGTTCGTAGTAGCGCCGCAAGCCTGCCCCCGGCAGGCCA
It contains:
- a CDS encoding fumarylacetoacetate hydrolase family protein, coding for MKLVRYGNAGEERPGVLLEDEVILDVRAAVFDIEDYDAHFFSHYGIARLESLVREKPGRTVRRDEVRLGPPVARPGKIIAVGENYADHAAEFGRPPPPEPILFSKPASALAGPEDLLKLPGKPAEIDAEVELAMVIGARAKNVPAAEAHNCIAGWTILNDLTDRRAQRTCSQWFAAKGHDGFAPLGPFLLTRDELPCTPELDLASELNGARMQSGNTRTMIFPPDRLIEYITLDRGITLEPGDVIATGTPPGIGAAQDPPRPLAEGDEMVLRIEGLGEQRLKTAAATPQSPRT
- a CDS encoding RNA polymerase sigma factor; this translates as MSKGDDNRTPPAEGPPDAELVRRVQQGDAGAYEDLVRRHHARIYGLVYNMTSNREDAEDLTQEIFLKAYRSLSRFQGRSSFYTWLYRIALNMTINYRKKRNRKQALSLDEMVGEVKTDPAYTRLHADESPFRNANISEFQKKLNSALQSLSDKHRTVVVLHDIQGLPHNEIAKIVGCSVGTVRSRLFYARQILQGKLAEFAP
- the ppdK gene encoding pyruvate, phosphate dikinase, producing MAKKYVYFYGLSEEQTEGDRSMKAILGGKGANLAEMSNAGLPVPPGFTLSTEACKYYSEHGGKYPQGLEKEIRAHLDQLEKGMGKKLGDPDNPLLVSVRSGAAISMPGMMDTVLNLGLNDKSVQGFIKQTGSERAGWDCYRRFIDMFGDVVMGPYTGLKHEHFEHEIEKLKKKYGAKEDTDLTAEQLKELVGIYKKVYQDKVKKPFPQDPEQQLDLSIRAVFGSWDSDRAVKYRQINKISGLLGTAVNVCTMVFGNMGDDCGTGVAFTRDPSTGESVAYGDYLKNAQGEDVVAGIRTPKHMNDMAKDKSPAWRKTHKELIQIMKRLEKHYKHPQDIEFTVERGKLWLLQTRNAKRTGIAGVRWAVEMATGKDVFTGKKQTKILSQKDALMNVGGSDLEQLLFPVFDMKEEKKANVIAEGLPAGPGAASGTIVFDADDAEAAVEKDKNARVILVRRDTSPEDVGGMWAARGVLTSTGGMTSHAAVVARGWGKCCICGASALNIDYKKKQVTVGKKVYKEGDSISLNGSTGKVYEGEIPLQSSPVVEAVIGGKAAAKKHPYYRMYEMLSGWSDTHRKMKVRTNADAPKDAAAAKGFGAEGIGLCRTEHMFFEGDRIWSIREFILAEDREGREKALKDLLKHQQKDFEGIFKEMDGLPVTVRLLDPPLHEFVPHEKKEQQEMARRLGVSARKVADRVRQLHEFNPMLGHRGCRLSITYPELCVMQTKAIIGAACKVSKLKNAVKVHPEIMVPLVGSKTELDYLENVIRTTADEIIERTGAKVKYMVGTMIEVPRAALTADQIADRAEFFSFGTNDLTQMTFGFSRDDVGTFLPEYTNRKILDVDPFQHLDQEGVGQLVKMGVERGRSVRGDLKCGICGEHGGDPDSVRFCYESGLDYVSCSPYRVPIARLAAAQAAIEE
- a CDS encoding PFL family protein, translated to MIRSDQILDTVEMIQKENLDVRTVTMGIDLRDCRTGDAESTCAAVEAKIRASAKDLVRNCDEIGSRYAVPVVNKRIAVTPAAEIGAGMDVAGFVRLAAALDRAAEGVGVDILGGFSADVCSGVSPAARTLIDALPRAMAGTGRVCASFNAADSRHGINMDALNLLAERILGVAAATAERDGFGAAKCVVFANQPGDNPFMAGAIHGAGQPEKVLHVGVSGPGVVARALERRLGETGGARPRLDDLAEEIKQAAFRVTRCGELIGREVAAALDVPFGVVDLSLAPTPAVGDSVGDILRILGVDAIGAPGTTALLAMLTDAVKKGGAFASHAVGGLSGAFVPVMEDAELAAAAEAGHLSLEKLEAMTSVCSVGLDMVPVPGDTDAATIAALTADELAIGVVNHKTTGVRIIPVPGREAGERVSFGGLFGASAIMTIREPRRSGRMAAFGGRIPAPIHSLRN
- a CDS encoding glycine cleavage system protein R, whose protein sequence is MDDRRHFVISILSRDRVGIVADVTGVIRDLGGDLADLSQTVLCGYFTMILAARFPAGVEAAQVRERLEARGAETGEAFDVGIRVLEEELPADAAARDSGGEYVLTAVGPNRSGLVACVSSFCREHGINILDLATTLAGENYTMILLLDLSPVDDPAALRTRLEALGEEAGLSVVLQHRDIFKATHEIREYWR
- a CDS encoding class II aldolase/adducin family protein, which produces MNEEERRNLETITELSTEFGGEEYVKGGGGNTSCKNDTTLWVKPSGTTLDGMSPGTFVALDRKKVDRLHEAEPPEDASARETWVKDLMAETVLPGYEGRPSVEAPLHNEFDAVFVVHTHPPMVNGMTCAQQGEQACRKLFPDAMWCEYIDPGYTLCTVLRERIGEWKREQGAETRLIFLQNHGVFIAGDSAEEIREQYGKVMQALRGEIESAEIAPELDEREADEQACDKAADRIREALGDDAAGLARGGVFAAPGGPISPDHIVYAKSFPLIGRCTPEAAETFRKEYGYAPRVISEEPAVFGAGPSQKVAGRALELARDGALIVQYAQAFGGIRYMDDRAREFIENWEVEAYRSKVAEGNG
- the hisA gene encoding 1-(5-phosphoribosyl)-5-[(5-phosphoribosylamino)methylideneamino]imidazole-4-carboxamide isomerase; amino-acid sequence: MVIYPAIDIRNGKCVRLLQGRAEDETVYADDPAEMARRWVGEGAQWLHVVDLDGAFEGAPRNTEALARICAASPVPVQTGGGLRTDTDLERVFAAGAARAVLGTRAAERPEDLAPLAARFGGDRLALGLDARDGKVRTRGWVGTCDADAPELARRAAEAGVGTLVYTDISRDGMMRGVNVDAMERMCRAVDCGVIASGGVSTADDVRALAALGCANLVGAIVGKALYEETVTLCGMRAAAGEP
- the hisH gene encoding imidazole glycerol phosphate synthase subunit HisH; amino-acid sequence: MIGIIDYNMGNLGSVSNACRYLGAEPRLVRQPGDMEDCAGVILPGVGAFGDCMRHLRANGFVDPIRDWIGAGRPFLGICLGLQVLFEGSEESPAEPGLGLLSGAVRRFRFEHGQWEGHTRLKVPQIGWNRVRQAKSGDPMFAGIGDDAFFYLVHSYYVDPEDPALAAGWTHYGIEYASAVRHRNVFAVQFHPEKSQQAGLAMLRNYLKTCNEGHAAGRHGPEKE